One part of the Bacteroidota bacterium genome encodes these proteins:
- a CDS encoding T9SS type A sorting domain-containing protein — translation MKTKTKIIASLALTAMSYTTINAQATVKWRTNMQESPFSYFDPSSDEVTTGFTNGVLDTLSNQLYRFSHLDEMEQPQTIDYNPGVAKAIKKGIVIASYNAANGAYVWANELKLISSSGFVYLDQVIPIGNQKGLYAVGRFIGKMTYGTSTFNSKNTAPTPEQESVANDIFIFKIEGTGKLLKAAFIKPTTATPGNYSYVAGLGVDVNGSPVVAFNNETYSSSTQSYDLNPGVVSQNVQFKEGDVAIVKLDANLNYISHNKIEGNGNTVVVRNLVMDAGKNVVINAIYHKGNTAAKADLDAKQAGVQSITIPTGNTEPYNTVLLKYQPNLQLAWSKMFNVGFECNTLVDKLGNIYLGGLLGSYESTLKITFAPNAQVIASSTKATIFLAKFDKMGNSKSLFTDLRPSISSANGNDFYIDSKNNIYFAGNDVKDLYIIKLRSNPQTHAFTQVWKNRIKATSAAVGYVAAPLIIAHKNNVYVTGIYTIGTFKYLVNAPTSTFKVTKNYSDVTLCYSLSGSALSPEEQADENYSNKYKTVSSEVSSLGVAVYPNPATEDLTVKTTLTESAVITIYNYNGIAVRTIAVTEAETKLNISELPAGMYFVEVISNETKEIKKLIKN, via the coding sequence ATGAAAACAAAAACAAAAATCATAGCATCATTAGCCCTAACAGCAATGAGCTATACAACCATTAATGCACAGGCCACTGTTAAATGGAGGACTAATATGCAAGAATCTCCGTTTAGCTATTTTGATCCTTCTTCAGATGAAGTTACCACAGGCTTTACGAATGGAGTATTGGATACATTAAGTAATCAGCTATATCGTTTTAGCCACCTAGATGAGATGGAACAACCCCAAACAATTGATTATAATCCGGGGGTAGCAAAAGCAATTAAAAAAGGGATTGTAATTGCCTCATACAACGCTGCAAACGGAGCCTATGTATGGGCAAATGAATTAAAATTAATATCATCAAGTGGCTTTGTGTACTTAGACCAGGTAATTCCAATTGGCAATCAAAAGGGGTTGTATGCTGTAGGCCGATTCATTGGTAAAATGACATACGGTACATCTACGTTCAATTCTAAAAATACGGCACCAACTCCTGAGCAAGAGTCTGTGGCAAACGATATTTTTATCTTCAAAATTGAGGGAACAGGAAAACTATTAAAGGCTGCGTTTATTAAACCAACCACCGCTACCCCTGGAAACTATAGTTATGTTGCCGGTTTGGGTGTTGATGTAAACGGATCTCCTGTTGTAGCTTTTAACAATGAAACGTACAGTAGTTCTACTCAATCATATGATTTAAATCCTGGAGTTGTAAGCCAAAACGTACAATTTAAAGAAGGTGATGTTGCAATTGTAAAACTCGATGCAAATTTAAATTATATCTCACATAACAAAATTGAGGGCAATGGCAATACTGTTGTTGTAAGAAATCTAGTTATGGATGCCGGTAAAAACGTTGTAATCAATGCTATTTACCACAAAGGTAATACTGCTGCAAAAGCAGATTTGGATGCTAAACAAGCAGGTGTTCAATCAATAACAATTCCTACAGGCAATACAGAGCCATATAATACTGTATTACTTAAATATCAACCCAACTTGCAATTAGCGTGGAGCAAAATGTTTAATGTAGGTTTTGAATGCAATACGTTGGTTGATAAATTAGGGAACATCTATTTAGGCGGCTTGTTGGGATCGTACGAGAGCACACTAAAAATCACTTTCGCCCCCAATGCACAAGTAATAGCTAGCAGTACCAAAGCCACTATATTCTTAGCTAAATTCGATAAAATGGGTAACAGTAAATCCTTATTTACCGATCTAAGACCATCTATATCCTCAGCAAATGGAAATGATTTCTATATTGATTCAAAGAACAATATATATTTCGCAGGAAACGATGTAAAAGATTTATACATCATTAAACTTAGAAGTAATCCCCAAACACACGCTTTTACACAAGTGTGGAAAAATAGAATAAAAGCCACTTCGGCTGCAGTTGGGTATGTGGCAGCACCATTAATTATAGCACATAAAAATAATGTATATGTAACCGGCATTTACACAATAGGAACATTTAAATATTTAGTGAATGCACCTACATCTACTTTTAAGGTAACTAAAAATTATAGTGATGTTACGCTATGCTATAGCTTATCTGGTAGTGCATTATCGCCAGAAGAACAAGCAGATGAAAACTACAGCAACAAATACAAAACAGTTTCATCTGAAGTATCTTCCTTAGGGGTAGCAGTATATCCTAACCCTGCAACAGAAGACCTTACTGTAAAAACTACACTAACAGAAAGTGCAGTAATTACTATCTATAACTACAATGGTATAGCAGTAAGAACAATTGCTGTAACAGAAGCCGAAACAAAACTAAACATCTCTGAACTACCTGCAGGAATGTACTTTGTAGAGGTTATCTCAAATGAAACTAAAGAGATCAAAAAATTAATTAAGAATTAG
- a CDS encoding T9SS type A sorting domain-containing protein: protein MKAKLKIAASLALAAMSYTTINAQATVKWKQQLNGVTLHETDENAVWTKSRLDTLGKQLYYASSLASETYDFDPTPLKVNVKGKNIYQNVYDEEFGEVVAANFVGLQAISAYNTINGKLSWVNTLDVLSTSNNSFANIQAINEVGKSAGLYVALEYRGKIKYKSKVFTSVSSGAVHSNTDMLFMRLGKDGSFMSSASVVPVGATAFHSPGLSIAKIVNTTNGGLIALMEYNGETAKSFKIVSANTSKVISMNSEDQLVVEFDGNLKYVNHNIVQANGNYIYVSDIKSDASKNLLMAVNIRKTGNQNIDLDGGAAVNLLGASIQVDSTADFLIKFQPNLKSTTFKKQVDVGLCSVLLDKQSNIYLVNTLGNTFANQYKITNGITFKQKKDTISVILVKYDKSGNYQAHYLSHKRGETDGMDTKYFMDNNNNIFYSYTMNDINSSLGYRIFMSKIKTKNGFAEIWKNAIVGNSSSYGAAGSSIFAHNSEVFVGALLSPSAIDYKILVSNPLQKIKATGANSNSCIIKYALSGAALSPEEKAEGSNINVYKAEVSTSTALEVLVYPNPATEEVTIKLTNAENATATIYNYNSVAVKKVALTEVETKLNISELPAGMYFVEVLSNETKEIKKMIKN, encoded by the coding sequence ATGAAAGCAAAACTAAAAATTGCAGCCTCATTAGCTCTAGCAGCAATGAGCTACACAACAATTAATGCACAAGCAACTGTAAAATGGAAGCAACAACTTAATGGCGTTACTCTTCATGAAACGGATGAGAATGCAGTTTGGACTAAGAGTAGATTAGATACGTTAGGAAAGCAACTGTACTATGCTTCGAGTCTTGCTTCTGAAACGTATGATTTTGACCCAACTCCACTCAAGGTAAATGTAAAGGGAAAGAATATTTATCAAAATGTTTATGATGAGGAGTTTGGAGAGGTAGTTGCAGCTAATTTTGTTGGGCTTCAAGCTATTTCAGCTTACAATACAATAAATGGAAAATTGAGTTGGGTAAATACATTAGATGTATTATCTACAAGTAATAATTCATTTGCAAATATACAGGCAATAAATGAAGTAGGGAAGTCAGCAGGTTTATATGTAGCATTGGAATATAGAGGCAAGATTAAGTATAAGTCGAAAGTTTTCACTTCTGTTTCTTCGGGTGCTGTACATTCGAATACCGACATGCTTTTTATGCGACTAGGAAAAGATGGTTCTTTTATGAGCAGTGCATCTGTAGTTCCTGTTGGTGCAACCGCGTTTCATAGTCCGGGCTTAAGTATTGCTAAAATTGTAAATACGACAAACGGAGGATTAATTGCATTAATGGAATATAACGGAGAAACTGCAAAGAGTTTTAAAATAGTATCGGCAAATACATCTAAAGTTATATCGATGAATAGCGAAGATCAACTTGTAGTGGAGTTTGATGGCAACCTGAAATATGTTAATCACAATATAGTTCAGGCTAATGGAAATTATATTTATGTATCAGATATAAAATCAGATGCATCTAAAAATTTGTTAATGGCTGTTAATATCAGAAAAACTGGTAACCAGAATATTGACTTAGATGGTGGTGCAGCGGTTAATCTACTTGGAGCTTCTATTCAAGTAGATTCAACAGCAGATTTTTTGATAAAGTTTCAGCCTAATTTGAAGAGTACTACATTTAAGAAACAAGTAGATGTTGGACTTTGCTCTGTATTACTAGATAAACAAAGCAATATCTACTTGGTAAATACATTGGGAAATACGTTTGCTAATCAGTATAAAATAACAAACGGAATTACATTTAAGCAAAAGAAGGATACCATAAGTGTAATTCTTGTTAAGTATGATAAATCAGGGAACTATCAAGCACACTATTTAAGCCATAAGCGCGGAGAGACGGATGGTATGGACACTAAATATTTTATGGATAACAACAACAATATTTTTTATAGCTATACTATGAACGATATAAATTCTTCTTTAGGATACAGAATATTTATGTCCAAAATAAAAACAAAGAATGGCTTTGCTGAGATTTGGAAGAATGCAATTGTTGGAAACTCTTCAAGTTATGGAGCAGCAGGTTCTTCAATATTTGCACATAACTCAGAGGTGTTTGTTGGTGCACTGTTATCGCCATCGGCCATTGATTATAAAATATTAGTATCTAATCCTCTGCAAAAAATTAAAGCTACAGGGGCTAATTCTAACAGTTGTATTATAAAGTATGCGCTTAGCGGAGCCGCATTATCTCCGGAAGAAAAAGCAGAAGGGAGTAATATAAATGTGTATAAAGCAGAAGTAAGCACATCTACAGCATTGGAAGTTTTGGTATATCCAAACCCTGCAACGGAAGAAGTAACAATAAAACTAACTAATGCAGAAAACGCAACTGCAACAATTTACAATTACAATAGTGTAGCAGTAAAAAAAGTTGCTTTAACAGAAGTTGAAACAAAATTAAATATTTCTGAACTGCCTGCAGGAATGTACTTTGTAGAGGTTTTGTCAAATGAAACTAAAGAGATCAAAAAAATGATTAAGAATTAG